Within Eggerthella sp. YY7918, the genomic segment TGGTGGGCGATCGCTTGCGCTTGTCGCAGGTGCTCGTCAACCTGGTGTCGAATGCGCTCAAGTTCACGCCGTCGGGCGGCACGGTGGCCGTAACGTTTAAGGAAATGTATCGTGCGGGCGACACCGTACGCCTTATGGCACGTGTGCGTGACACCGGCAAAGGCATGGATCCCCAGTTCCTCGGACGGATATTTAGGCCCTTCGAGCAGGAGGATGCTTCCATTGCACAGAAATATGGAGGCAGCGGTCTGGGCATGGCCATCGCCGACAGCCTAGTAAACCTTATGGGCGGCGAAATTGTGGTGGACAGCGAGGTCGGCAAGGGTACGGAATTTGCGCTCTACGTACCGTTTGGCGTGGCTGATGAGGCGGACGTACCCGACGAAGAGCCAAGCCTCGTTATTCCCGAGCTGAAGCTGGGGCAGACTCCTCTCGTGGTTGACCGTGTGGTGCCTGAGAAAATCGCGCCTACCGACACCTCTGCTGAATCGCCCTTTGAGGGTCTGCGCGTACTCATGGCCGAAGACAACGATGTCAACGCCAAAATCACATCGTCCGTGTTGGCGAAACGCGGAGCTGCGGTAGAGCGCGCCCGCGACGGCCAAGAGGCGGTTGACCTGTTCAGTTCCCACGAGGGCACCTACTACGACGTCATTCTTATGGACATCCATATGCCGGTGATGGATGGGTGGACCGCCGCACAGCGCATTCGCGAGCTTGAAAGCAACGGGGACTCTCGCGTTGTTCTGATCGCCCTAAGCGCGAACGCCTACGTTGAAGATGCGCGCAAAAGCGAAGAATTGGGCATGGACGGGCATGTGGGCAAACCCATCGATTTCGACGAGCTGGAGGCGGTGCTGCGCCGTGCGCACGCGACGCGCTCGGCACTGTCGGGTATGTCGCAAAACTAAGGAAGGTTGTTATGATCGTCGAGCAATCGCAAAACATCATCAAAGAAATGAGCCAGGTGCTCGTCGGTAAGCAGGAGGTTGTGGAGAAAACGCTCATGGCTATCTATGCCGGGGGCCACATCCTTTTGGAAGACTATCCGGGCGTGGGTAAAACCACGTTGGCTCTCGGCCTGTCAAAGGTACTCAACCTCGACTTCAAGCGCATTCAGTTTACGCCCGACACCATGCCGTCTGACATCACCGGTTTTTCAATGTATGACAAGGATTCAGGCACGTTCAAATTCACCATGGGCGCCGTCAACTGCAATCTGTTGCTTGGCGACGAGATTAACCGTACCTCAGCCAAAACGCAATCAGCGCTTCTTGAAGTCATGGAAGAGCTTGCGGTCACCGTCGATGGCATTACGCATCAGGTTCCCAAGCCCTTTGTCTGCGTGGCCACGCAAAATCCGGCGGGTTCTGCCGGTACGCAGCCGCTGCCCGACTCTCAGCTCGACCGCTTCATGGTGCGCCTGAGCATCGGCTATCCCAGCACAACCGATCAGATGAATATCATCAAGGCGCGCCGCTACGAAAACCCGCTTGACGTGGTGCGGCCCATGATCAGCCGCGACGACTTGCTTGCCGTGCAGAACTACCTAGATTCCATCACCATCGCCGACCCCGTGCTGCTGTACCTCACCCAGTTGTGCGAAGCAACGCGCTCACTTGACCTGGTGGAATTGGGTGTAAGCCCCCGCGGCATCATCGCGCTTTCACGTATGGCGCGCGCGTGCGCCATCGTGCGTGACCGCGACTATGTGACACCCGAAGACGTCCAGGAAGTGTTCGTGGATGTGTGCGCTCACCGCCTTATCCTGAAGCCGCAAGCGCGCATCGAATCCATGACGGCTGAAGCTCTGTTGCATGAGGTTATGGAATCGGTTGCTCCGCCTGCTTTGGGTACGCACGCACGCCGCTAGGCGCGGAATCCCTATGCTACGTCGCCGGATCGTCTACATAGCCGCTTTCGTTGTGGCACTCATTACGTTTGTGGGAACGAATGAGCCGTTGGCGCTCGGCGTTGTGGCGGTATTGGCGATTATGTTCGCCGGTTCGGCGGGGGTGTGCTTATTTACGGCCACTCGTTCCACTCTTGAGTTTAAGGTAGATCCGGCCTGCGAGGTTAGACATCCCCTTGCTCTTTCTCTTGAGGTGCATCGACGCATCCGCATTCCGGCAGGTCGTATTCAGTGTTGTGTGCATAGTCGCAATATCCTGTTGAGCGAACAGCACGACATTTCCGTCGACATGGATGCCAGCGATGCGCGTGTCGCGCGCTACGAACTGCCGCTCGATACCGAATCGTGCGGGCGTGTGGAGCTTTCTGTTAAGGGCGCGTACGTGTGCGACCCGCTCGGCCTGATTCGCCGCATGCTGCCCTGCGCGTTTTCGGGATCGTACACAGTGTATCCGCACGTCTTCGATGTAACGGTTCCTCTTGAGCGCGCGCCGCGTGCAACCTTTTCCGGCATAGCGTACGATCCGCGTCGTCGCGGTCAGGATCGAAGCGAGCCCTTCGACATTCGCGACTATCGGGTGACCGATCCGCTGCATGCAATTCATTGGAAGCTTTCCACCAAGTTGGATAAACTACTGGTGCGCGAAGCCAGCCATCCGTCCAATTACGACATTCTGTTGCTGGTTGATGTGGGGCGGTGCGATGCATCGGGTAATCCCGTGCCGACTGCGGTACTCACGGCGCTCTTTAACTTGGCGGCATCGATCAGCTTTGAGTTGTGCCGGCAGAGCATGAGCCATAACGTTGCCTTCATGGAAAGCGACCGCATTTCCGATGTCATGGTGGACACCACGGCTTCCTTCGAAGAGATGCTTGACCTTATGGTGGGTACGCCGCTGCCGGAATCGTGCGGCGTGGATGCAACGCTATTCGACTGGTACCGTCGGGAGCGCAGCTTTACGAAAACGGTGCTTGTGACCAGCTTCGTTGATCAGGCGACGTTTACCGAGATGGCGGGCGTTACCGATCTCAGCGTGGTGCACGTGTCTTTTGAGGGATCAAAGGCGGTCGCCGACACAGGCACCTTTACTCTCACGAGCATTCCGGTGGAAGATGTGGAAACACGCGTGAAGAGCGTGGTGATCTGATGGCCTCTCCCGCGAAAAGCCGTGCGGTGGTGCTGCATGAGGCGACGCGTGGCGGCGCTCATCCCGTCCGCGCTCAGGTGCTGGCCGCCGTGGCGCGCACCGCTGCTGCGTGCTTGTTGGTGGCGGGTCTTGCGTGGTGCTTTTCCGATTGTGTGACAACGCAGGAGAGCGTGCTTTTTGTGGCGGTTGCCTTCACGCTGACGTTTTTGCTGCAACTGCTTGCGATAGGGGAGCGTGGGGCCAAGCTTGTCCCTCTTGCCTGTGGAGTGACGGCGGTTGTGGCCGTCGTAGCGCTGGTGGCGGTTCCGTCGTTTCGCGACGGCCTGTTCGAATTTGGCAATCAGCTTATTACGCGCTACGACGAGGTGTTTAACGCCTACGTGCCTTTGTTGCCAGCACCGACGCAGGCCTCGGGGTGGTTATTCTACGCACTAGCGGGCGTGATGGCTGCCTTAGTAATCGATCTGCTTGTTCGCCGACGCATGGCTGTGGCGACCACCCTGTTTGTCTTTGTTGTGGGCGCGGTTGGCCTGTGGCTGCACGCGGGGCAAGCTCTTCCTGCACTCATCGTTTCACTGATAGGATGGGCTATTGTGTGGCGGGGTTCGCTGGGGGGAACAACCACCTCGTTACGTGCAGCGGTGTTCGCGGGATGTTCCGCTGCCGTGGCATTGGTTCTTGCGGTAGGAGTGTCTTCGGTCTACGAGCCGAATCCGGCGGTCGATCGAGTTCGTGAAGGCTTTGTCGAAACCGTCGATACCCTGCGCTTTGGAAGCGACACCTTGCCCGAAGGCGATCTGACCAAAGCCCCCGCCATGAACCGTGGCGACGAAGAGCGCCTGACGCTTTCGTTCGATCAGGCGCTGGCTGACGACATGCTGCTGCGCGGGTTTGTGGGTGCAACCTATCATGCAGGGAAATGGGAGCCGCTTGATCACACCGCCTACGAAGGCGATTGGACGGGCATGTTCGGTTGGCTTTCGGCGCAGGGGTTTTCGCCGAACGAACAGCGTGCCGCGTTCGCTGACCAAAATGCTGTCCACGGAGCCGAGCAACCACCCGTTGCCTCGCTCTCTATTGAAACGACGGGAGCAAACCGCACCTATGTATATGCTCCAACCACCTTGCGGACGCTTGAAGGGGCGGATGTTATTGCGAACCGGGACGGCAGTATGTTGGCGCAAGGAGTTGCGGGTGCCGGTTCGTATACGATGGAGGTGGATGCGCTCGATGCGGCTGCGGATGTGGCCGTGACTCCGTCGTGGTTGATTTCCGCTTCGCAGAATGATCCTTATGCCGCAAGCGAAGCGGTATATCGTTCGTTTGTGCGCGAGCAGTATCTTGCTGTCGACAATGAGGATCGCGCCCTCGTCGAGACGCTGCTTTTCGATGACACCACCTGGAATAATGATAACCCCACGCCTGCGGCGGTTATCGCGCGCGTTCGCGCCATGCTCTCGACGCTCGCTTCTTACACCGACAGTCCGGCTCTGCCTCCTCGCAATGAAAACTTTCTCTCGTGGTTTTTGACGCAGGAGCACGAGGGGAATGCGGCCTACTTCAGCACTGCGGCAGTTTTGGCGTTTCGCGCACAGGATATTCCCGCTCGCTACGTTGAGGGGTACCGCGCCAATGTTGACACGCTTACGCGAGCCGCTGCTGATGACGGAGGGCGCGTGACGCTCACCTCGGCCGACGCTCATGCGTGGGTGGAAATATACTTGGATGGTATCGGATGGTCGCCCGTCGACGTCTCTCCCGGTTTTTACGATCAGCCTTATCAAGTGGAAGACGTTATCGAGGTCAACCAGAGTATGGCGGGCGATAGTGGAAACGATGCAAGCAATGCGGGTGCCTTGGGTGGCGAGGTAAACGAAGGGGATCGCGAACAAGATCAGCAGACCGCTGTGCGGCAGGTGGCAGGGGCGCTTCTTGCGATACTCGGTATGGTGGCGGCCCTGCTCTGTGGCGTGTTGGCAGTGCTTGAAGTTCGTCGGCACATCCATCGCGCGCGACGCAAAGAACAGTGCGAGTCGGACGATCAGGCTCTTTCGGTGCCCGCGTTGTTTGATACGCTCGGTGCCTACCTTGGCGCTGCGGGGGTGACGTTTAAGCCCGAGC encodes:
- a CDS encoding ATP-binding protein is translated as MDESVRLFDEALGEAGSSVYVLVRAADLYPVHITANFEHVFHLPPARIEDDIEALNRLLTPESRMDMRRATEAWNGSGPLVASIAFVPDGMAEERHVRCTVTPVRSGTYYLVAFDDTSLEEERVGNLERKVRDLSGDAQIRSDFLNQMSHEIRTPLNGIIGMLALARDHLDNTAEVTDDLDKVEELGRYLLSLVNDILDMSRIESGKVELEKKPFGLEAFASELRTMFEKSAVDRGITYTVAIEDCETRYVVGDRLRLSQVLVNLVSNALKFTPSGGTVAVTFKEMYRAGDTVRLMARVRDTGKGMDPQFLGRIFRPFEQEDASIAQKYGGSGLGMAIADSLVNLMGGEIVVDSEVGKGTEFALYVPFGVADEADVPDEEPSLVIPELKLGQTPLVVDRVVPEKIAPTDTSAESPFEGLRVLMAEDNDVNAKITSSVLAKRGAAVERARDGQEAVDLFSSHEGTYYDVILMDIHMPVMDGWTAAQRIRELESNGDSRVVLIALSANAYVEDARKSEELGMDGHVGKPIDFDELEAVLRRAHATRSALSGMSQN
- a CDS encoding MoxR family ATPase, which codes for MIVEQSQNIIKEMSQVLVGKQEVVEKTLMAIYAGGHILLEDYPGVGKTTLALGLSKVLNLDFKRIQFTPDTMPSDITGFSMYDKDSGTFKFTMGAVNCNLLLGDEINRTSAKTQSALLEVMEELAVTVDGITHQVPKPFVCVATQNPAGSAGTQPLPDSQLDRFMVRLSIGYPSTTDQMNIIKARRYENPLDVVRPMISRDDLLAVQNYLDSITIADPVLLYLTQLCEATRSLDLVELGVSPRGIIALSRMARACAIVRDRDYVTPEDVQEVFVDVCAHRLILKPQARIESMTAEALLHEVMESVAPPALGTHARR
- a CDS encoding DUF58 domain-containing protein, giving the protein MLRRRIVYIAAFVVALITFVGTNEPLALGVVAVLAIMFAGSAGVCLFTATRSTLEFKVDPACEVRHPLALSLEVHRRIRIPAGRIQCCVHSRNILLSEQHDISVDMDASDARVARYELPLDTESCGRVELSVKGAYVCDPLGLIRRMLPCAFSGSYTVYPHVFDVTVPLERAPRATFSGIAYDPRRRGQDRSEPFDIRDYRVTDPLHAIHWKLSTKLDKLLVREASHPSNYDILLLVDVGRCDASGNPVPTAVLTALFNLAASISFELCRQSMSHNVAFMESDRISDVMVDTTASFEEMLDLMVGTPLPESCGVDATLFDWYRRERSFTKTVLVTSFVDQATFTEMAGVTDLSVVHVSFEGSKAVADTGTFTLTSIPVEDVETRVKSVVI
- a CDS encoding transglutaminase-like domain-containing protein, with protein sequence MASPAKSRAVVLHEATRGGAHPVRAQVLAAVARTAAACLLVAGLAWCFSDCVTTQESVLFVAVAFTLTFLLQLLAIGERGAKLVPLACGVTAVVAVVALVAVPSFRDGLFEFGNQLITRYDEVFNAYVPLLPAPTQASGWLFYALAGVMAALVIDLLVRRRMAVATTLFVFVVGAVGLWLHAGQALPALIVSLIGWAIVWRGSLGGTTTSLRAAVFAGCSAAVALVLAVGVSSVYEPNPAVDRVREGFVETVDTLRFGSDTLPEGDLTKAPAMNRGDEERLTLSFDQALADDMLLRGFVGATYHAGKWEPLDHTAYEGDWTGMFGWLSAQGFSPNEQRAAFADQNAVHGAEQPPVASLSIETTGANRTYVYAPTTLRTLEGADVIANRDGSMLAQGVAGAGSYTMEVDALDAAADVAVTPSWLISASQNDPYAASEAVYRSFVREQYLAVDNEDRALVETLLFDDTTWNNDNPTPAAVIARVRAMLSTLASYTDSPALPPRNENFLSWFLTQEHEGNAAYFSTAAVLAFRAQDIPARYVEGYRANVDTLTRAAADDGGRVTLTSADAHAWVEIYLDGIGWSPVDVSPGFYDQPYQVEDVIEVNQSMAGDSGNDASNAGALGGEVNEGDREQDQQTAVRQVAGALLAILGMVAALLCGVLAVLEVRRHIHRARRKEQCESDDQALSVPALFDTLGAYLGAAGVTFKPEHPLDATSAVVVAFPDVAPEEYERIVSLVQKSVFGCKELRVHEMRALRRFVLRFKSGLKPSRNIREAFARRYRFEL